The Brevinematales bacterium genome includes a window with the following:
- a CDS encoding response regulator encodes MTGEPILILYVEDDPAHAEIAMRNLEKSRIANRIFHVTDGQQALDYLFHQGNFTDPAAHPRPHLMLLDLRLPKVDGLEVMKRIKSDPEFSDLPVVILTTSDAESDIIKAYSYKASSYLVKPLDFSKFNELLEAFGFYWLMWNKYPR; translated from the coding sequence ATGACCGGAGAACCGATTTTAATTCTCTATGTCGAGGATGATCCGGCTCATGCGGAAATCGCGATGCGGAATTTAGAAAAATCCCGGATAGCGAATCGGATATTTCATGTTACCGACGGGCAGCAAGCCTTAGACTATCTATTTCACCAGGGTAATTTCACTGATCCGGCGGCACACCCGCGCCCGCATCTGATGCTTCTCGATCTTCGCCTGCCGAAAGTTGACGGTCTCGAGGTAATGAAGCGGATAAAGTCCGACCCCGAATTTTCCGATCTCCCTGTGGTAATACTGACCACCTCCGATGCGGAATCGGACATCATCAAGGCTTATTCCTATAAGGCTAGCAGTTATCTGGTCAAACCTCTCGATTTTTCAAAGTTCAACGAATTATTGGAAGCGTTCGGTTTTTACTGGCTGATGTGGAATAAATATCCGCGATAG
- a CDS encoding PAS domain S-box protein, with amino-acid sequence MTNQPYTMLLVEDEDAHIEAITRSMSGVSRQNKIIALKNAGEFRKAVADNRAFDLILLDMNLPDGNAIDLMTELEIGSRWPVIIMTAFGDEELAVRAIKSGAIDYIVKSEGTFRDIGKTAEHTLREWENIQKGKKAEMALFESEERFRKLIELSPISIIIGRDGKVEYVNKAFSKMIGAGEKEIRGKDYISFIAPEERERLQEYSIACAQGKSVPTVYETLGLRADGVRVPIEINVSSIMLESGPESIAYVADLTERRKAEDALRESEERYRATVNSMDVFLHVVDRDFRIILYNEVLVGMMKELGFHEEMKGKSLFDVFTFVPENTKSIYRNILKTGEKFTDEQSIKVDERIVWCETRRIPIRDADGQVAGIITIIIDITERKTMENALRESEARNKALLEAIPDMMFVISETGEILDYKAVNQSDLYASPERFLGKNVRETLPPDVAELTIERINAIKGRGGIETYEYSLQMNGLEYFESRLVPYGDNKYIGIIRNITERKRAEAERIEMERRLQHVQKLESLGVLAGGIAHDFNNILTAILGHSELALFGLDPFNPARDSIREIENASHRAAELCRQMLAYSGKGKFVIEDINLSTLINEMVSFLKAAVSKKAVLNMNLENDIAGIKGDATQIRQVVMNLITNASDALEGNHGVITIADGTIDCDKETLSKYSFGAELSEGLYVYLEVTDTGTGMDEETMVHIFEPFFTTKFTGRGLGMSAVMGIVRGHNGAISIDSETGKGSTFRIIFPSIDKSMIVDENIPETSPAIKKGMGLVMVVDDEEIVRSTTKLMLEKLEFEALTASGGHEAIRLFREKRDKIRIVIIDLNMPQIDGEETLNELRKIDPAVRTIIASGYSESELNMRFLNRENLNYIQKPFSLSELSEILKSTG; translated from the coding sequence ATGACAAATCAACCGTACACGATGCTGCTTGTCGAGGACGAGGATGCGCATATCGAGGCGATCACCCGCTCGATGAGTGGCGTGTCCCGGCAGAATAAGATCATCGCGCTGAAAAACGCCGGGGAATTCCGAAAAGCGGTCGCGGATAATCGGGCGTTCGACCTGATATTGCTCGATATGAATCTGCCCGACGGTAACGCGATTGACCTGATGACGGAACTCGAGATCGGGTCGAGGTGGCCTGTTATTATTATGACCGCCTTTGGGGACGAAGAACTCGCGGTTCGCGCGATCAAATCCGGGGCGATAGATTATATTGTCAAATCGGAAGGAACATTCCGGGATATTGGAAAAACAGCGGAACATACCCTGCGGGAGTGGGAGAATATCCAGAAAGGGAAAAAAGCGGAAATGGCGCTCTTTGAGAGCGAGGAGCGGTTCAGGAAGCTGATCGAACTGTCGCCAATCTCGATCATTATCGGACGTGACGGAAAGGTTGAGTATGTAAATAAAGCTTTCAGTAAAATGATTGGGGCGGGTGAGAAAGAGATTAGAGGAAAAGATTATATCAGTTTTATCGCCCCTGAAGAAAGGGAAAGACTCCAGGAATATTCAATCGCGTGTGCGCAGGGAAAGAGCGTCCCGACGGTGTATGAAACATTGGGATTACGGGCGGACGGGGTAAGAGTCCCTATTGAGATCAATGTTTCATCCATAATGCTGGAAAGCGGCCCGGAATCTATCGCGTATGTTGCCGATCTTACCGAACGGAGAAAAGCGGAGGATGCTTTACGCGAGAGCGAGGAGCGTTACCGCGCCACTGTGAACTCGATGGACGTATTCCTCCATGTGGTCGACAGGGATTTCCGTATCATCCTCTATAACGAAGTGCTCGTCGGGATGATGAAAGAACTGGGTTTCCATGAAGAAATGAAAGGGAAAAGTCTTTTCGATGTATTTACTTTCGTACCGGAAAATACTAAATCGATCTACCGGAATATTTTAAAAACCGGCGAAAAATTTACCGATGAACAGAGCATTAAAGTAGATGAAAGAATAGTCTGGTGCGAGACCCGCAGAATCCCCATCAGGGATGCCGACGGGCAGGTGGCCGGGATAATCACAATTATTATCGATATTACCGAACGGAAAACGATGGAGAACGCGCTCAGGGAGAGCGAAGCGAGGAATAAGGCTTTGCTGGAAGCGATCCCCGATATGATGTTCGTAATATCCGAGACCGGGGAAATTCTCGACTATAAGGCGGTCAATCAAAGCGATCTCTATGCCTCTCCCGAGAGGTTTCTCGGTAAAAACGTTCGTGAAACACTACCCCCGGATGTAGCGGAGCTGACGATTGAGAGAATCAATGCGATAAAAGGAAGGGGCGGTATCGAGACCTATGAATACTCGCTCCAAATGAATGGACTGGAATACTTTGAAAGCAGACTGGTACCCTACGGGGATAATAAATATATCGGGATAATACGGAATATTACCGAAAGAAAGCGCGCCGAGGCGGAACGTATAGAAATGGAACGCCGCTTACAGCATGTCCAAAAACTGGAGAGTCTGGGCGTACTGGCGGGCGGGATCGCCCATGATTTTAATAATATTCTGACGGCGATCCTCGGACATAGCGAACTCGCTCTTTTCGGCCTCGACCCGTTCAATCCCGCCCGGGATAGTATCCGTGAGATCGAAAACGCCTCCCATCGTGCGGCCGAACTGTGCAGGCAGATGCTTGCCTATTCCGGCAAGGGTAAGTTTGTGATCGAAGATATCAATCTCAGTACGCTTATCAACGAGATGGTGAGTTTTCTCAAGGCGGCGGTATCGAAAAAAGCGGTGCTGAACATGAATCTTGAAAATGATATTGCCGGCATTAAAGGGGACGCGACCCAGATACGGCAGGTCGTGATGAATCTGATTACCAACGCCTCAGACGCGCTCGAGGGAAATCACGGCGTAATTACCATAGCTGACGGTACGATCGATTGCGACAAGGAAACCCTCTCCAAGTACTCGTTCGGCGCGGAGCTGAGCGAGGGTCTGTATGTGTACCTCGAAGTCACCGATACGGGTACCGGAATGGATGAGGAGACGATGGTTCATATATTCGAACCGTTCTTTACCACCAAATTTACCGGCAGGGGGCTGGGGATGTCGGCGGTTATGGGAATCGTGCGCGGGCATAACGGCGCTATTTCAATCGATAGCGAAACCGGAAAGGGCTCGACCTTCCGTATTATTTTCCCATCCATCGATAAATCGATGATTGTAGACGAAAATATACCCGAAACATCTCCGGCGATAAAAAAAGGAATGGGGCTGGTCATGGTGGTGGACGACGAGGAGATTGTCAGATCCACTACTAAACTCATGCTGGAGAAACTGGAATTCGAAGCGTTAACCGCATCCGGCGGACATGAGGCAATCCGCCTGTTCAGGGAAAAGCGGGATAAGATCAGAATTGTCATCATCGACCTGAATATGCCTCAGATCGACGGGGAGGAGACCTTGAACGAACTGAGGAAGATCGACCCTGCCGTGCGTACCATCATCGCTAGCGGGTACTCGGAATCCGAACTGAATATGCGTTTCCTCAACCGGGAGAACCTGAACTATATCCAGAAACCGTTCTCACTATCTGAACTGAGCGAAATATTAAAAAGTACCGGGTAG
- a CDS encoding indolepyruvate oxidoreductase subunit beta: protein MESKSVVLCGVGGQGIILASEIISEALFRHGYDVKKNEIHGMSQRGGSVLSFIRFGDKVYSPVVKLGEADIVMSFEELEMLRNVHFLKKDGHAVTTDIKIDPVPVILGTAEYPQDIPAMLKKYTKNLCILDIENALREIGNVKAINVLVIGYLSHLLPEVKELTWKDAISGMVKPEFREMNLKAFDFGKQLACEFNPQ from the coding sequence ATGGAATCGAAAAGCGTAGTGCTTTGCGGGGTAGGAGGACAGGGCATCATCCTCGCATCGGAAATAATCAGCGAAGCGTTATTCCGGCATGGATATGACGTAAAAAAGAACGAAATCCACGGGATGAGCCAGCGGGGCGGTTCCGTGCTCAGCTTCATCCGTTTCGGCGATAAAGTTTATTCGCCGGTGGTCAAGCTCGGGGAAGCGGATATCGTGATGAGCTTCGAGGAGCTCGAGATGCTGCGGAATGTGCACTTCCTGAAAAAGGACGGCCACGCGGTAACCACCGATATAAAAATTGACCCGGTTCCCGTCATACTCGGGACGGCGGAATATCCGCAGGACATTCCCGCGATGTTAAAGAAATATACCAAAAATCTCTGTATCCTCGATATAGAAAACGCCCTGCGCGAGATCGGAAATGTCAAGGCGATCAACGTCCTTGTTATCGGTTATCTCTCCCATCTCCTCCCGGAGGTAAAAGAGCTGACATGGAAGGACGCGATTTCCGGGATGGTCAAGCCGGAATTCCGCGAGATGAACCTGAAGGCGTTCGATTTCGGGAAGCAGCTCGCATGCGAGTTCAACCCGCAGTAA
- a CDS encoding PP2C family protein-serine/threonine phosphatase, whose protein sequence is MNVELASYIVGASFGLFLCVQYIVFYFILLANTDAKKNKSDVVYIALIGVSIMAYGIMGSLQMLSTDPYLQVVFYRLKLSAGVILLSFYVLLLRFILILIKDMTFVETDEYKESTRKYLLLMAGISAVFIVLIIFTNLVIDMDTGTYRLTGLIYPAFFVIIAIIEYIEFYRLLKKEEGKITPMNRLRFKTILWTGIVPVIFALIEILIRMFVSQTITTQYGSFFMYGIFFLSLGLSLNLMFEYMSVMTRMSETNRKLSTLNKQILDEVRTAQSLQFSLLPIEKQREIQKHVDMEISYMPMQSVGGDYYDFYQIGEKKILMILGDASGHGIYAAMIWAMLKVEVKEIIEENQISDLAQAFTLLNKRITRILENTYSYATLFSCMINLEDHNLTYISAGHTDQFYYSKRDDSVVKIRNRNPIIGTFKNAKYSADGISNAPGDAILMFTDGVIEGVNPEGMQIGDRRLEDMFLEACRNGDNASLILNNMLSSIEEFCEGTIQHDDRTMMVIKL, encoded by the coding sequence ATGAACGTTGAACTCGCCTCCTATATCGTTGGGGCATCCTTCGGGCTTTTTTTATGTGTGCAGTATATTGTCTTCTACTTCATCCTGCTGGCGAACACCGACGCCAAGAAAAACAAGTCGGACGTTGTCTATATCGCGCTGATCGGGGTTTCCATTATGGCCTACGGCATCATGGGAAGCCTTCAGATGTTAAGTACCGACCCGTATCTTCAGGTTGTATTCTACCGGCTTAAACTCTCCGCGGGGGTCATCCTCCTGTCGTTCTATGTGCTTCTCCTCCGCTTTATCCTTATCCTGATCAAGGATATGACTTTCGTGGAGACGGACGAGTATAAGGAATCCACACGGAAATACCTTCTGCTGATGGCGGGAATCAGCGCGGTCTTTATCGTACTCATAATCTTTACCAATCTGGTAATCGATATGGATACCGGGACTTACCGCCTTACCGGTTTGATCTACCCGGCATTCTTCGTTATTATAGCAATTATAGAATATATCGAATTCTACCGCCTCCTTAAAAAGGAAGAGGGGAAAATCACCCCGATGAACCGTTTACGGTTCAAGACGATCCTGTGGACGGGGATTGTGCCGGTGATATTCGCGCTGATTGAAATTCTGATCCGTATGTTTGTCAGCCAAACCATCACTACACAATACGGATCGTTCTTCATGTACGGAATCTTTTTCCTCAGTCTCGGGTTATCCCTGAACCTGATGTTCGAATATATGAGCGTGATGACCCGTATGTCGGAAACCAACCGCAAATTAAGCACCCTGAATAAACAGATACTCGACGAGGTCCGCACCGCGCAGTCGCTTCAGTTCTCCTTATTGCCGATAGAAAAACAGCGCGAGATACAGAAACATGTCGATATGGAAATATCCTATATGCCCATGCAGAGCGTAGGCGGGGATTATTACGATTTCTACCAGATCGGTGAAAAGAAGATATTAATGATACTCGGAGACGCGTCCGGCCACGGGATTTACGCGGCTATGATATGGGCGATGCTGAAGGTCGAGGTCAAGGAGATTATCGAGGAAAACCAGATCAGCGACCTCGCGCAGGCGTTTACCCTGCTCAATAAACGTATCACCCGTATCCTCGAGAACACTTACTCCTACGCGACTTTATTCTCATGTATGATTAATCTTGAAGACCACAACCTGACTTATATATCCGCCGGACATACCGATCAGTTCTATTACTCCAAACGGGACGACAGCGTGGTGAAAATACGCAACCGTAACCCCATCATCGGTACGTTCAAGAACGCGAAGTATTCCGCCGACGGGATATCCAACGCGCCGGGGGACGCAATTCTGATGTTCACGGACGGCGTAATCGAGGGAGTCAACCCGGAGGGGATGCAGATAGGCGACAGGCGTCTGGAGGACATGTTCCTCGAGGCGTGCCGGAACGGGGATAACGCGTCTCTGATCCTGAATAATATGCTCAGCTCGATCGAAGAATTCTGCGAGGGTACAATCCAGCACGACGACCGCACCATGATGGTGATTAAACTATAA
- a CDS encoding indolepyruvate ferredoxin oxidoreductase subunit alpha → MKELMLGNEAIARGAYEANVWVATGYPGTPSSEIIETIGEKYPDISSEWSVNEKVALEIAIGSSIAGVRSICTMKHVGLNVAADPLMTVSYTGVTGGLVIVVADDPGMHSSQNEQDSRNYAKFARIAALEPGDSNEAKEFTALAFDISEKFDTPVLLRTLTRVAHTKTPVEIKKETRKLPPLDEGKNAKKYVMIPANARPQHTKVLERYKMLREYSESFAHHQEEIRGADIGIVTHGFVYNYVREALPDASVFKVAMYPIPVKRIKEFAKKVKKLYVIEELDPLIEEELRAGGIELTGKEIIPSEGELSIDIIRKAFGITDGEISPQTGLPARPPQLCKGCGHIQVFEALRDLKCTVLGDIGCYTLGALAPYNAMHTTICMGASVGNEIGFKKASRLHRTLANSVAVIGDSTFFHSGMTGLLNAVYNRTPITLIILDNRITAMTGHQPSPNTGFDNAFQPNERADMEQVIKGLGVRRVRKIKISPRTVGEFKAAVLEELAADEPSVIIADEICIISEPKMRKLAELIKTGT, encoded by the coding sequence ATGAAAGAATTGATGTTGGGAAATGAGGCTATCGCCCGGGGCGCGTATGAGGCAAACGTCTGGGTCGCGACCGGGTATCCGGGTACTCCGAGTTCCGAAATTATCGAAACCATCGGAGAGAAATATCCCGATATCAGTTCCGAATGGAGCGTCAACGAGAAGGTCGCGCTGGAAATCGCGATCGGTTCCTCCATCGCCGGGGTGCGTTCCATCTGCACGATGAAGCATGTCGGCCTGAATGTCGCCGCCGACCCGCTGATGACCGTGTCCTACACCGGTGTAACCGGCGGGCTGGTTATCGTAGTCGCCGACGATCCGGGGATGCACTCGTCGCAGAACGAGCAGGATTCCCGGAACTACGCGAAGTTCGCGCGGATCGCCGCCCTCGAACCGGGGGACAGTAACGAGGCTAAGGAGTTCACCGCGCTCGCGTTCGATATCTCCGAGAAATTCGACACCCCCGTGCTCCTCCGCACCCTGACCCGTGTCGCCCATACGAAAACCCCTGTGGAGATCAAAAAAGAAACCCGCAAACTTCCCCCGTTGGACGAGGGTAAGAACGCGAAGAAATATGTCATGATTCCCGCGAACGCGCGCCCCCAGCATACGAAGGTGCTCGAACGTTACAAGATGCTGCGGGAATACTCCGAGAGCTTCGCGCATCATCAGGAAGAGATCCGCGGCGCCGATATCGGGATTGTCACCCACGGGTTCGTGTACAACTATGTCCGGGAGGCGTTACCCGACGCGAGCGTATTCAAGGTCGCGATGTACCCCATTCCCGTTAAAAGGATCAAAGAATTTGCTAAAAAAGTAAAAAAGCTTTACGTTATAGAGGAACTCGATCCGCTGATCGAGGAAGAGCTCCGCGCCGGGGGAATCGAGCTGACCGGGAAGGAGATTATCCCCTCCGAGGGCGAGCTTTCGATCGACATCATCCGCAAGGCGTTCGGGATTACCGACGGGGAAATTTCCCCACAGACCGGATTACCCGCGCGTCCCCCGCAGTTATGCAAGGGGTGCGGGCATATTCAGGTGTTCGAGGCTCTGCGCGACCTGAAATGTACGGTGCTCGGCGATATCGGGTGTTATACTTTAGGGGCGCTCGCGCCGTATAACGCGATGCATACGACGATCTGTATGGGCGCAAGCGTCGGCAACGAGATCGGGTTCAAGAAGGCGTCTCGGCTCCACCGGACCCTCGCGAACTCGGTGGCTGTCATCGGGGATTCGACCTTCTTCCACTCCGGGATGACAGGCCTCCTCAACGCGGTCTACAACCGTACGCCGATCACGCTGATTATACTGGATAACCGGATCACCGCTATGACGGGGCATCAGCCCAGCCCGAATACAGGCTTCGATAATGCGTTCCAGCCGAACGAACGGGCGGATATGGAACAGGTGATCAAGGGTCTCGGTGTACGCAGGGTACGGAAGATCAAGATCAGCCCGCGGACGGTCGGGGAATTCAAGGCCGCCGTACTGGAAGAACTCGCGGCGGACGAACCGTCGGTGATTATCGCGGACGAGATATGTATCATCTCAGAGCCGAAAATGCGGAAATTAGCCGAACTAATAAAAACAGGAACATAA
- a CDS encoding SUMF1/EgtB/PvdO family nonheme iron enzyme, producing the protein MNTIIINVNSFWNRPIIIGRRGECMNIPGINIFIKSLTIWLQTMFGVPPVEAPVEYVETNIIVLLEYVPNPMVYIAGGIFEMGDTWNMGEDDEKPAHYVLVDSFYLSRFEVTFHEYDRYCFETGKALPPDDGLGRGARPVVNIDWYDAIEYCNWKSLKEGLLPCYIIDKNRKDPNNLGGYDSKKWIVTCDFTVDGYRLPTEAEWEYAARGGNFPMPYVYSGSDNPAMVGWYDFSESIDPPFPAGLKHPNSLGLYDMSGNVWEWCWDWYGPYASYTNENPAGPLQGYSHVIRGGSVNSLPGHLRIANRNYPFPYMSSYYIGFRLAMTYIKQE; encoded by the coding sequence ATGAATACAATAATTATAAATGTAAATAGTTTTTGGAACCGCCCGATAATTATAGGTAGGCGAGGAGAATGTATGAATATTCCCGGCATCAATATATTTATCAAATCGTTGACGATATGGCTCCAGACTATGTTCGGCGTGCCCCCTGTGGAGGCGCCGGTCGAGTATGTCGAGACCAATATTATCGTGCTGCTCGAATATGTCCCGAACCCGATGGTGTATATCGCGGGCGGGATATTCGAGATGGGCGATACGTGGAATATGGGGGAGGACGACGAGAAGCCGGCGCATTATGTGCTGGTGGACTCGTTCTACCTTTCGCGCTTCGAGGTGACGTTCCATGAATACGACCGTTACTGCTTCGAGACCGGGAAGGCTCTCCCGCCCGACGACGGGCTAGGGAGGGGCGCGCGGCCAGTGGTCAATATCGACTGGTACGACGCAATCGAATACTGTAACTGGAAAAGCCTCAAGGAAGGGCTATTGCCCTGCTATATTATCGATAAGAACCGGAAAGACCCGAATAACCTCGGGGGGTACGATTCCAAAAAGTGGATTGTGACCTGCGATTTCACGGTCGACGGGTACCGTTTACCGACCGAGGCGGAATGGGAATACGCCGCGCGCGGGGGAAATTTCCCGATGCCGTATGTTTACAGCGGGAGCGACAATCCCGCGATGGTGGGATGGTACGATTTTTCGGAGTCTATCGACCCGCCGTTCCCGGCAGGCCTGAAACACCCCAACTCGCTGGGGCTCTACGACATGAGCGGCAACGTCTGGGAATGGTGCTGGGACTGGTACGGCCCGTACGCCTCGTACACGAATGAAAATCCCGCCGGGCCATTGCAGGGGTATTCGCATGTGATCCGCGGGGGGAGCGTCAATTCCCTTCCCGGGCACCTTCGTATCGCGAACCGGAATTATCCCTTCCCGTATATGAGCTCCTACTATATCGGCTTCCGTCTGGCGATGACCTATATCAAACAGGAATAA
- a CDS encoding HD domain-containing protein: MKKRKQGLYAVIDIGSHSIRMTIGEIIRKGCFKTIEHLWVPVLIGKDTFSKGVVSSQTVRDLINVIKQYLEVMKSYQIEDYKAIATSSLRGASNADAVMERVFNATGIRIEIIEPLQEMQYFYHSARKLLKERYGFLQGNSLILSIGGGSTQIMLLVKGQIAFTQSYNQGTLRLLRSYDLPERFFEYALSPITINFINNMKNYPEIQGIDCFVALNDDLIRLFGSIGEDKEVEDVYRINALRFKSLCKEIENLTVEEINKKYSLNENVAGTTLMALLMTSKFFALTEAKDILFPNISMSGAILEYLTCHDDGELEHTNEELSGHILSSAVYLGRKYHFAEEHSMHVKKLALSLFDQIKETFGLPDSERIYLEVSAILHDIGAFVNPSSHHKHSQVLIISSEIFGLSKSEMNLISLISRYHRKSTPKPSHIEYMALPMNERVIVSRLAAILRVADALDNIHNQVAEDITVNMLDNKCEIQVKMKIGEIEYFDIVKSAVKSKGDLFELFFGVPISLEIKV; encoded by the coding sequence ATGAAAAAACGCAAGCAGGGATTATACGCGGTCATCGATATAGGGTCGCATTCTATCAGGATGACTATCGGGGAAATAATACGCAAGGGCTGTTTTAAGACGATCGAGCATCTGTGGGTGCCCGTCCTGATCGGTAAGGACACGTTCAGTAAAGGGGTGGTTTCCAGCCAGACGGTACGCGACCTGATCAATGTGATCAAACAGTACCTCGAGGTGATGAAATCGTACCAGATCGAGGACTACAAGGCGATCGCGACCAGCAGTCTCCGCGGGGCGTCCAACGCCGACGCGGTGATGGAACGGGTTTTCAACGCCACCGGGATACGTATCGAAATTATCGAACCCCTTCAGGAAATGCAGTATTTCTACCATTCCGCGCGTAAGCTCCTCAAGGAGAGATACGGTTTCCTGCAGGGCAACAGCCTCATTCTATCCATCGGAGGCGGGTCTACCCAGATCATGCTGCTCGTCAAAGGACAGATCGCGTTCACCCAGTCCTATAATCAGGGCACGCTTCGCCTTTTGAGGTCGTATGATCTGCCGGAGCGTTTTTTCGAATACGCGCTCAGCCCTATCACCATCAATTTTATCAACAATATGAAAAACTATCCTGAGATACAGGGCATCGACTGTTTCGTCGCGCTGAACGACGACCTGATTCGACTGTTCGGGTCGATCGGCGAGGATAAGGAAGTCGAGGATGTATACCGGATTAACGCCCTCCGCTTCAAATCGCTCTGCAAGGAGATCGAGAATCTGACGGTCGAGGAGATCAATAAGAAGTATTCGCTGAACGAGAATGTCGCGGGAACGACGCTGATGGCGCTCCTGATGACCTCGAAATTTTTCGCGCTAACGGAAGCGAAGGATATCCTGTTCCCGAATATTTCAATGTCGGGGGCGATCCTGGAATACCTGACCTGCCATGACGACGGGGAATTGGAACATACGAACGAGGAACTGAGCGGTCATATTCTTTCTTCGGCGGTCTATCTCGGAAGAAAATACCATTTCGCCGAAGAGCACTCCATGCATGTCAAGAAGCTCGCGCTTTCGCTGTTCGACCAGATTAAGGAAACCTTCGGGCTTCCCGATTCGGAACGGATTTACCTTGAGGTATCAGCGATCCTGCATGACATAGGCGCGTTCGTCAATCCGAGCAGTCATCATAAACACTCGCAGGTACTGATAATCTCCAGCGAGATATTCGGGCTGAGTAAGAGCGAAATGAATCTGATCTCGCTGATCTCGCGTTACCACCGTAAGTCGACCCCGAAACCGTCGCACATCGAGTATATGGCGCTCCCGATGAATGAGCGGGTTATTGTCAGCCGTCTCGCGGCGATCCTGCGTGTAGCCGATGCGTTGGATAATATTCATAACCAGGTGGCAGAGGATATTACCGTGAACATGCTGGATAACAAGTGCGAGATACAGGTGAAGATGAAAATCGGCGAGATTGAGTATTTCGATATTGTAAAATCTGCGGTAAAATCGAAAGGAGACCTATTCGAGCTCTTTTTCGGCGTACCGATCAGTTTGGAGATAAAAGTATGA